In bacterium 336/3, the following proteins share a genomic window:
- a CDS encoding amidophosphoribosyltransferase, with product MCGIAFIRLRKPYQYYLDKYGSATYPLQKLYMMMEKQNNRGQDGAGIATIKLDVEPGVRYISRYRSISQRATQKIFKRIGKKIKKSTKSHKKEKSDATWLKSNVAFTGELLLGHLRYGTHGLNSIENCHPFLRQNNWRSRTLVLAGNFNMTNNDDLFNKLLYLGQHPKERIDTVTVLEKIGHFLDEENQLIYDAHKDMFSKQEMSSIIEEKIDLQRVLRRACKDFDGGYAIVGMTGYGAAFVARDPAGIRPAYFYANDEFVVAASERVAIKSAFNIEYDQIQEIKPAHALIVSKNGDFEQKPFAEPTTQLSCSFERIYFSRGTDPKIYAERKKLGHLLATKVLENIDYDLENTVFSYVPNTAETSFLGLLQGIEQYLAEKRAELLAKNDLEGLKKILHNNIRVEKLVIKDAKLRTFITDDSQRNEMVNSVYDTTYNVVKKDIDTLVVIDDSIVRGTTLEQSILKMLDGLSPKKIVIVSSAPQIRYPDCYGIDMSRMKDFIAFRAMLELLKEHNKEYLIDELEQKDLNNLGETQNLAQKLYACFTDEQISDKIAQMIRKDGIRAEVSVIYQNVEGLHQACPSHLGDWYFTGNYPTQGGYTVVNKSLMNYLQGNLARAY from the coding sequence ATGTGTGGCATTGCTTTTATTCGTTTACGAAAGCCTTATCAATATTATTTAGATAAGTATGGTTCGGCAACGTATCCTTTACAAAAGCTTTATATGATGATGGAAAAGCAAAATAATCGTGGACAAGACGGTGCAGGGATAGCTACCATCAAATTAGATGTTGAACCAGGTGTGAGGTATATCAGTAGGTATCGTTCAATAAGCCAAAGGGCTACACAAAAGATTTTTAAGAGAATTGGAAAGAAAATCAAAAAATCTACCAAATCTCATAAAAAAGAAAAATCAGATGCTACGTGGCTCAAGAGTAATGTAGCTTTTACAGGTGAGCTTCTTTTAGGTCATTTGCGTTATGGTACACATGGTTTAAACTCTATTGAAAATTGTCATCCATTCTTGCGTCAGAATAATTGGAGAAGTAGAACCTTAGTACTTGCAGGAAATTTCAATATGACTAATAATGATGACTTATTCAATAAGTTATTGTATTTAGGGCAACATCCTAAAGAAAGAATAGATACGGTAACTGTTTTAGAAAAAATAGGGCATTTTTTGGATGAAGAGAATCAACTCATTTATGATGCTCATAAAGATATGTTTTCTAAACAAGAAATGTCATCTATCATTGAGGAAAAAATTGATTTACAAAGAGTTTTGCGTAGAGCCTGTAAAGATTTTGATGGTGGATACGCCATTGTAGGCATGACTGGCTATGGGGCAGCATTTGTAGCTAGAGATCCTGCTGGTATTCGTCCTGCTTATTTTTATGCTAATGATGAATTTGTGGTGGCAGCCTCTGAAAGAGTTGCTATTAAGTCTGCTTTCAATATTGAATATGACCAAATTCAAGAAATAAAACCTGCTCATGCCCTGATTGTAAGCAAAAATGGTGATTTTGAGCAAAAACCTTTTGCAGAACCCACTACTCAGCTTTCATGTAGTTTTGAACGTATCTATTTTTCTAGAGGTACAGACCCAAAAATCTATGCAGAACGCAAGAAATTAGGGCATTTGCTTGCAACCAAAGTACTTGAAAATATTGATTACGATTTAGAAAACACTGTTTTCTCGTATGTTCCCAATACTGCTGAAACTTCTTTTTTAGGACTTTTACAAGGTATTGAACAATATCTTGCAGAAAAAAGAGCTGAATTGTTAGCCAAAAATGATTTAGAAGGCTTAAAGAAGATTCTACACAACAATATCAGAGTTGAAAAATTGGTCATTAAGGATGCAAAACTGCGTACATTTATTACTGATGATAGCCAAAGAAATGAAATGGTGAATAGTGTGTACGATACAACCTACAATGTTGTCAAGAAAGATATAGATACGTTGGTTGTGATTGATGACTCTATTGTACGTGGTACAACACTTGAGCAAAGTATTTTAAAAATGTTGGATGGACTTTCACCCAAGAAAATCGTGATCGTTTCGTCTGCTCCACAGATTCGCTACCCTGACTGCTATGGCATTGATATGTCAAGAATGAAAGATTTTATTGCATTCAGAGCTATGTTAGAATTACTCAAAGAACATAATAAAGAGTATCTTATAGATGAATTAGAGCAAAAAGATTTGAATAATCTAGGTGAAACCCAAAACTTAGCTCAAAAATTATATGCTTGTTTTACGGATGAACAAATTTCTGATAAAATAGCTCAGATGATACGCAAAGATGGCATTAGAGCTGAAGTAAGCGTGATTTATCAGAATGTCGAGGGTTTGCATCAAGCTTGCCCCAGCCATTTAGGAGATTGGTACTTTACAGGCAATTATCCCACACAAGGAGGTTATACGGTTGTTAATAAATCGCTGATGAACTATTTACAAGGCAATTTAGCACGAGCATATTGA